Genomic window (Candidatus Dadabacteria bacterium):
ATCTCAATCGAAGCAACCTTCTTCATTGCCATCGAATCTTCCCTCATCTCAGTAACGTGAAGGGAGGACGAAGCGGAGCAACTGCAGCTCACTTCCAAAAGTTCGTCTCCCGCGACGGCGGGGTTCTCAATAACCATGTAGGCCGCGGTTACAGAAGCGCCCGGGGGATTTTGTCTTACCCACGGGTCCTTGACGGAAATCTCCCCCTTGCTCCAAGCCAGGGGAGCAACAAGAAAGAAAACAGCTAAAACGATCAGGGCTTTTTTAACGTTCATGAGCGCTTACAGGAGAAGGCGTTTTACGTCGCCTGCTATTTTCTCTGAATCAAGCTTTTCCTTGGGGTAGCGAAGCATCATCTCACCGCCGGGACCTATCAGGTAAACCGCAGGGGAATGAACTACCCCGTAGTCTGACTCCGAGGTCCCCTGCTCCTTTGAATAAAAGGTTCCGCAGGCGTCGTTTACCTGCTTTATAGACTGCTCTGGACCCGTGAGGCCCACTATGCGGTCGTGGAAAAACGGAACGTAGGTCCCGAGTTTGGCCACGGTGTCGCGCTCCGGGTCAACGGTTATGAAAAGCGCCACGGCCCCCTCGTCTCCCACAAGATCAAGCACCTCTCCCAGCATCCCCAGGGTGGTGGGACATACGTCCGGACAGTTCGTAAACCCGAAGTTAAGCAGTATGACTTTGCCCGAGTGGTCGGAGAGAGAAAACTCTCGGTTCTGGTGGTCGGTAAGGGAAAAATCAAAGGCGGGTCGGCGATACTCATCCCCGTGGAAGCTTCCCTTGTCCGTGCCGAGGAACCCAAGGACCGCAACCCACACGAGAGCAATCAGCGCCAAAGCGGTCAAAAGCCGGTAGTTCCGTTTCATTTCAAGTGACTCCGTAACAGGTTAGGGCAGAAAATATACACCAACTTTCCGATTAGACAAAAAAAGAGCGCCTCAGGGGGGCCGAGGCGCTCTTCCTAACAAATAAGGAGGATGAAGGATGAGTATTGATC
Coding sequences:
- a CDS encoding copper chaperone PCu(A)C, translating into MNVKKALIVLAVFFLVAPLAWSKGEISVKDPWVRQNPPGASVTAAYMVIENPAVAGDELLEVSCSCSASSSLHVTEMREDSMAMKKVASIEIPAGTSVALSPGGYHVMLEGLSGDIKESVILELKFRSGARISVTAPVLDPPEASRHHHH
- a CDS encoding SCO family protein, translated to MKRNYRLLTALALIALVWVAVLGFLGTDKGSFHGDEYRRPAFDFSLTDHQNREFSLSDHSGKVILLNFGFTNCPDVCPTTLGMLGEVLDLVGDEGAVALFITVDPERDTVAKLGTYVPFFHDRIVGLTGPEQSIKQVNDACGTFYSKEQGTSESDYGVVHSPAVYLIGPGGEMMLRYPKEKLDSEKIAGDVKRLLL